The following are encoded together in the Planococcus antarcticus DSM 14505 genome:
- the flhB gene encoding flagellar biosynthesis protein FlhB, translating to MVKRYPLDLQFFAGEKTEAATPQKRQESKRKGQVAKSPEVAAAMIILGGIMLLNSLGGWMLDRILAIYRIHFTQYISWEITPATIRTLFEQMAMNAFLLMLPIMLVGVVFGFLGNFIQVGAIFSTDPIMAKLERMDPVKGAKRIFSMRALVELGKSLLKIAIIGGAAFGVLWLGKEELFSLSQKSISESLSFIGSLVFQMGLIAGIILLCLSILDYIYQKYEFEKGIRMSKQDIKDEYKKAEGDPLIKSKIKDKQRQMSMNRMIQDLPGADVLITNPTHYAIAIKYDAETMAAPVIIAMGKDHLALKIKEKAKELGIVTMENKPLARALYAQVEIGDTVPEDLFLAVAEVLAYIYRLKGKIR from the coding sequence GTGGTGAAAAGGTATCCTTTGGACCTGCAGTTTTTTGCCGGTGAGAAAACTGAAGCAGCAACACCGCAAAAACGCCAGGAATCCAAGCGGAAAGGCCAGGTAGCCAAAAGTCCTGAAGTTGCAGCGGCCATGATTATCCTCGGTGGAATCATGCTGCTGAACTCGCTTGGCGGCTGGATGCTGGACCGTATTTTAGCCATTTACCGCATTCACTTTACTCAATATATTTCCTGGGAAATAACGCCGGCGACGATCCGTACATTGTTTGAACAAATGGCCATGAATGCATTTTTACTGATGTTGCCCATCATGCTAGTCGGCGTGGTCTTTGGGTTTCTCGGGAATTTTATCCAGGTTGGCGCTATCTTTTCAACCGATCCGATCATGGCAAAGCTAGAGCGGATGGATCCGGTCAAAGGAGCGAAGCGGATCTTCTCAATGCGTGCCTTAGTGGAATTGGGAAAATCCCTGCTGAAGATTGCCATTATCGGAGGCGCCGCATTCGGTGTTTTGTGGCTCGGCAAGGAAGAATTGTTTTCCCTTTCCCAGAAAAGCATCAGCGAATCTTTATCTTTTATCGGCTCATTGGTTTTTCAAATGGGTCTGATTGCTGGCATCATTCTGCTGTGTTTATCCATTCTGGATTATATCTACCAGAAATACGAATTTGAAAAAGGCATACGGATGTCCAAACAAGACATCAAAGATGAATACAAAAAAGCGGAAGGCGATCCGCTGATCAAATCAAAAATAAAAGACAAGCAACGACAAATGAGTATGAATCGAATGATTCAAGATTTGCCAGGCGCGGATGTACTGATCACCAATCCGACGCATTACGCTATCGCCATCAAGTACGATGCCGAAACGATGGCGGCTCCGGTCATCATCGCCATGGGCAAGGATCACTTGGCCTTGAAAATTAAAGAAAAAGCAAAAGAACTTGGAATTGTGACGATGGAAAATAAGCCTCTTGCGCGCGCGCTATATGCTCAAGTTGAAATAGGGGATACCGTACCGGAAGATCTGTTCCTAGCCGTGGCAGAGGTGTTAGCATATATTTACCGACTAAAAGGAAAAATCCGATGA
- the fliM gene encoding flagellar motor switch protein FliM, producing MTDVLSDENIETILSAMGKQEPKAIDKKRNVQTYDFKKALRFSQDQIRTLSRIHENFSRLLTSYFSAQLRTFVQINVEAVEEVSYQDFVRNVQKKSMLGVFEAAPLQGSMVMDFSPDVVYVMFDRLLGGQGNLLQKDSELTEIEISVIQRVFSKSLECFEEAWSSVVKLSPELKEIEVNPQFLTTSPPNETVILVQLQTKIGNVEGIINICLPHAVLEKILPKLSAKHWLANQKKAIETHEMEALEEKLQGTKMEIKAVLGKSTIELGDFLNLKNGDVIRLNESYDAPVTLQVDNKLKFYAQPGVSKGRMAVQVTEVSTQGVLFDDD from the coding sequence TTGACAGATGTTTTATCAGATGAAAATATCGAAACCATTCTTTCGGCAATGGGGAAACAAGAACCGAAAGCTATCGATAAAAAAAGGAATGTTCAAACATACGATTTCAAGAAAGCTTTGCGTTTCTCACAAGATCAGATTCGTACCTTGTCCCGTATCCATGAGAACTTTTCCCGCTTATTGACTTCTTATTTCTCAGCGCAGCTTCGGACTTTTGTTCAAATTAACGTCGAGGCGGTAGAAGAAGTTTCTTATCAAGATTTTGTCCGCAATGTCCAGAAAAAATCGATGTTAGGCGTTTTCGAAGCGGCACCGCTGCAGGGCAGTATGGTTATGGATTTTTCCCCGGATGTCGTATATGTCATGTTCGACCGGCTTCTTGGGGGACAAGGCAATCTTTTGCAGAAGGACAGTGAATTGACTGAAATTGAAATCAGCGTCATTCAACGTGTGTTTTCGAAGTCATTGGAATGTTTTGAGGAAGCTTGGTCATCTGTAGTGAAGCTATCTCCAGAACTCAAAGAGATTGAAGTGAACCCACAATTCCTGACCACATCTCCACCAAACGAAACAGTCATTTTGGTCCAGCTGCAAACGAAAATTGGCAATGTGGAAGGCATCATCAATATCTGTTTGCCCCATGCTGTGCTGGAGAAAATTTTGCCGAAGCTGTCAGCAAAACACTGGCTGGCAAATCAAAAAAAAGCGATTGAAACACACGAAATGGAAGCTTTAGAGGAAAAGCTCCAAGGCACCAAAATGGAAATTAAAGCAGTGCTGGGAAAATCGACGATTGAACTTGGGGATTTTCTCAACCTGAAAAATGGAGATGTGATTCGCTTGAACGAGTCGTACGATGCACCCGTCACGCTTCAAGTAGACAATAAATTGAAATTTTATGCACAGCCTGGCGTTTCAAAAGGTCGAATGGCTGTACAGGTAACGGAAGTGTCAACTCAAGGAGTTCTATTCGATGACGATTGA
- a CDS encoding flagellar biosynthetic protein FliO translates to MNKSKNVYIALLMAVLFFGALSVPLTVQASPNVVEWLNNEEPAEETPANPVEAAPVEEKSLAGIIVQLVLYTLLIVAMIYGLIKFLAARQKNLQPNQAVKLMGGTQLGNNKSLQVVKIGGQMYLIGVGDEITLIKEFSDAAEINSIEKDFEQQQPILSKNLLDFTKKKIGNFSKNPEKKGFDQLFKQSLNKQKAKQQVLGNELGQEQPDKEGRPL, encoded by the coding sequence TTGAACAAATCAAAGAATGTATACATCGCACTGCTTATGGCAGTCTTGTTTTTCGGTGCACTGTCGGTTCCCTTGACTGTTCAGGCAAGCCCGAATGTCGTGGAGTGGCTCAACAATGAAGAACCTGCAGAAGAAACGCCGGCAAATCCTGTAGAAGCGGCACCGGTGGAAGAAAAAAGCCTGGCCGGCATCATCGTTCAATTGGTACTTTATACGCTATTAATTGTGGCGATGATTTACGGCCTGATCAAGTTCTTGGCGGCGCGCCAGAAAAACCTCCAGCCCAATCAGGCGGTCAAACTGATGGGCGGTACGCAGCTCGGCAACAATAAGTCGCTACAAGTAGTGAAGATTGGCGGCCAGATGTACTTGATCGGTGTCGGTGATGAAATAACGCTGATCAAGGAGTTCTCGGATGCAGCAGAAATAAACAGCATCGAAAAAGACTTTGAGCAACAGCAGCCAATTCTTTCAAAAAATCTGCTCGACTTTACGAAAAAGAAAATCGGTAATTTTTCGAAAAACCCGGAGAAAAAAGGCTTTGATCAGCTTTTCAAGCAAAGTCTGAACAAGCAAAAAGCCAAGCAGCAAGTGCTCGGAAATGAGCTTGGGCAAGAACAGCCTGATAAGGAAGGACGTCCGCTATGA
- the fliR gene encoding flagellar biosynthetic protein FliR, which translates to METIFDILPYFLLMLIRLTSFFLIAPIFSMRGVPTQFKIGIAAFLAFVAVSTLPMGDTIPLDSSYILLIIKELGTGLALGFTAALLLYAVQIAGAFIDFQMGFSMANVLDPQTGAQVPIIGHFKYMMALLFLLTANGHHLMLDGVMQSLRVFPVERLAMSVKAEDIAMFMTGLFTEMFLIALQIALPIVGALFLVDVALGILAKTVPQLNIFAVGLPLKIFVGFIMLFLTMPVFFFILQILFEKILVSMAELIGLLGGR; encoded by the coding sequence ATGGAAACAATTTTTGACATACTGCCTTATTTTTTGTTAATGCTCATCCGCTTGACCAGCTTTTTCCTCATCGCACCGATTTTTTCAATGCGTGGCGTACCGACGCAATTTAAAATTGGCATCGCCGCTTTCCTGGCGTTTGTCGCCGTTTCGACTTTGCCGATGGGCGACACGATTCCCTTGGATTCTTCCTATATTCTATTGATTATTAAAGAGCTTGGCACCGGATTAGCGCTTGGATTCACAGCGGCGCTGCTGTTATATGCAGTTCAGATTGCCGGGGCATTTATCGATTTTCAGATGGGATTTTCCATGGCCAATGTGCTGGATCCGCAGACAGGAGCGCAAGTGCCAATCATTGGTCATTTTAAGTACATGATGGCCCTCTTGTTCCTATTAACAGCCAATGGCCATCATTTGATGCTGGACGGCGTCATGCAGAGCCTCCGCGTCTTTCCAGTGGAACGCTTGGCAATGTCAGTAAAAGCCGAAGACATCGCCATGTTTATGACCGGTTTGTTCACAGAGATGTTCTTGATCGCGCTGCAAATAGCGCTGCCGATTGTCGGTGCTTTGTTTCTGGTGGATGTCGCACTTGGCATTTTGGCAAAAACGGTGCCGCAACTGAATATTTTTGCTGTCGGATTGCCGTTGAAAATTTTCGTCGGCTTTATCATGCTGTTTCTGACCATGCCTGTGTTCTTTTTCATCCTGCAGATTCTCTTTGAGAAAATTTTGGTGAGCATGGCTGAGCTAATCGGTTTATTAGGAGGAAGGTAA
- the fliP gene encoding flagellar type III secretion system pore protein FliP (The bacterial flagellar biogenesis protein FliP forms a type III secretion system (T3SS)-type pore required for flagellar assembly.), translated as MIPEILSSINIPGIDFGGESPEDVSTTLQLFFLLTVLSLAPGILIMMTSFTRIIIVLSFVRTGLGTQSMPPNQVLVGLALFLTFFIMSPIAMEMNETALQPYLDGDMEQQEALDTAIVPLKEFMAKNTREKDLALFFKYAELEKPDSIEEIPLTSLIPAFAISEMKTAFQIGFVIFIPFLIIDMVVASTLMAMGMMMLPPVMISLPFKILLFVLVDGWYLIIESLLVSF; from the coding sequence ATGATTCCGGAAATTTTATCATCCATCAATATTCCGGGCATTGATTTTGGCGGAGAATCGCCTGAGGATGTCTCAACCACATTGCAGCTGTTCTTCCTGTTGACAGTACTGTCACTGGCCCCGGGAATCCTGATTATGATGACTAGCTTTACGCGCATCATCATTGTGCTGTCGTTCGTCCGAACCGGACTCGGCACACAATCCATGCCGCCGAACCAGGTTTTGGTCGGCTTGGCGCTGTTCCTGACGTTCTTCATCATGTCACCGATTGCGATGGAAATGAACGAGACAGCTTTGCAACCCTATTTAGACGGAGACATGGAACAACAAGAAGCATTGGATACAGCCATTGTGCCTTTAAAAGAATTTATGGCAAAAAACACACGGGAAAAAGATTTGGCCTTGTTTTTTAAATATGCAGAACTTGAAAAGCCAGATAGCATTGAAGAAATTCCACTGACTTCACTGATTCCGGCGTTTGCCATCAGTGAAATGAAAACCGCTTTCCAAATCGGGTTTGTCATATTTATTCCCTTTTTGATCATCGATATGGTGGTGGCCAGTACGCTAATGGCAATGGGGATGATGATGCTGCCCCCGGTCATGATTTCATTGCCGTTTAAAATTTTGCTGTTCGTCCTAGTGGATGGCTGGTACTTAATAATCGAATCGCTGCTTGTCAGCTTTTGA
- the fliY gene encoding flagellar motor switch phosphatase FliY, translating to MTIDQHSSEEIAGLLNYKKVGGKMMSESSLSKTETEAVIELLNASLGGSAAELTALLSEQVFVTSPTLTITNREDVFASVVAPFYVALGEYTGAANGMQVLAVSKKDVDAALGAGLDDAEDETEFQAVQEMIGKMFDAVAQSMSALLETDIAHSLSGIDVVDQAGDFPLANFTKEQWFTESQFQLNISGKQNIRFHLCLPVPLTKLLVTILTEPFEEEETKEIGEMPKQSESHLDNQLNEQTQETPTVQNVQFSSFDNTETAPSEPNNLNMLLDIPLQVTVELGRTKRVVKEILEISQGSIIELDKLAGEPVDILINNKLIAVGEVVVIDENFGVRVTDVLSTAERISKLR from the coding sequence ATGACGATTGATCAACATTCTTCGGAAGAAATCGCAGGTTTACTGAATTACAAGAAGGTGGGAGGAAAGATGATGTCTGAAAGTTCATTATCGAAAACGGAAACAGAAGCGGTCATCGAATTGCTGAACGCATCACTCGGCGGTTCAGCCGCTGAGTTGACTGCACTGCTTTCTGAACAGGTTTTCGTGACTTCGCCAACTTTGACCATCACCAATAGAGAGGATGTCTTCGCTTCGGTAGTTGCACCGTTTTATGTTGCACTGGGCGAATATACGGGCGCAGCCAACGGAATGCAAGTTCTTGCTGTTTCCAAAAAAGATGTAGATGCTGCATTGGGGGCTGGACTGGATGATGCTGAGGACGAAACGGAATTCCAAGCTGTTCAAGAGATGATCGGGAAGATGTTCGACGCCGTAGCACAATCGATGTCAGCGCTATTGGAAACGGATATTGCCCATTCCTTATCGGGCATAGACGTCGTCGACCAGGCTGGGGATTTTCCATTGGCCAACTTCACGAAAGAGCAGTGGTTTACGGAATCCCAATTTCAGCTGAATATTAGCGGCAAGCAAAATATCCGTTTTCATCTGTGCCTTCCTGTGCCACTCACGAAGCTCTTGGTGACTATATTAACTGAACCGTTTGAAGAAGAAGAAACAAAGGAGATAGGTGAAATGCCAAAGCAATCAGAAAGCCATTTAGACAACCAGCTAAATGAACAGACTCAGGAAACACCAACGGTACAAAATGTCCAATTTTCAAGCTTCGACAATACGGAAACAGCACCGTCGGAACCGAATAACCTGAATATGCTGTTGGATATCCCACTTCAAGTAACCGTGGAGCTAGGTCGTACAAAACGTGTGGTCAAAGAAATACTGGAAATTTCTCAGGGGTCCATCATCGAGCTCGATAAATTAGCTGGCGAACCAGTCGATATTCTGATCAACAATAAGCTGATCGCAGTTGGCGAAGTCGTGGTCATTGACGAAAATTTTGGTGTTCGCGTAACAGACGTACTAAGTACAGCAGAGCGTATCTCGAAACTGCGTTAA
- a CDS encoding flagellar hook-basal body complex protein: protein MLRSMYSGISGMKGFQTKLDVIGNNISNVNTIGYKKSTINFQDLLSQNLSSGGANPMQIGLGSSMASINVNHNAGSSMSTGVGTDLSIMGDGFFVVQDPEAAAGEGQYLTRAGNFTVTAEGNLVTAQGYNVLGSNEQAINVSGYDSFSINRLGEVIGKQADGTETTIAEIGVSTPENPSGLRKFGGSLYEMTGVASANGLNIQTATEKNTEIGSGMLEMSNVDLTEEFTEMIIAQRGFQANSRTITTSDELLQEVVNLKR from the coding sequence ATGTTACGTTCAATGTACTCAGGAATTTCAGGAATGAAAGGGTTTCAAACAAAGCTAGATGTAATCGGGAATAATATTTCCAACGTCAATACAATAGGCTACAAAAAAAGCACGATCAACTTTCAAGATCTTTTGAGCCAGAATTTGTCGAGCGGTGGCGCTAACCCAATGCAAATCGGTTTGGGTTCATCAATGGCTTCGATAAACGTCAATCACAATGCTGGATCTTCAATGTCTACAGGCGTTGGAACAGACCTTTCAATTATGGGAGATGGATTTTTCGTTGTTCAAGATCCAGAAGCTGCTGCTGGAGAAGGACAATATTTAACGCGTGCGGGAAATTTCACGGTAACAGCTGAAGGCAATTTAGTGACAGCACAGGGTTACAATGTTTTAGGCAGTAACGAGCAGGCAATCAATGTCTCAGGTTACGATTCGTTCAGCATCAATCGCTTAGGAGAAGTAATCGGAAAACAAGCCGATGGAACAGAAACGACAATTGCCGAGATTGGGGTCTCAACACCTGAAAATCCATCAGGTCTTCGTAAATTTGGCGGTTCATTATACGAGATGACGGGAGTAGCGAGTGCGAACGGGTTGAATATTCAAACAGCTACAGAAAAGAATACGGAAATTGGTTCCGGAATGCTCGAAATGTCCAACGTTGACTTAACGGAAGAGTTTACTGAAATGATCATTGCACAGCGCGGATTCCAGGCGAATTCACGAACAATCACGACTTCGGATGAACTTCTGCAGGAAGTAGTCAACTTGAAGCGCTAA
- a CDS encoding flagellar FlbD family protein, protein MIQLTRLNRSSFVLNAIYIERLESTPDTVVTLTTGKKVHVLESVEEVMDKVTGYYQKLNILPRLHEPNLDE, encoded by the coding sequence ATGATTCAATTAACCAGGTTAAATCGCTCTTCTTTTGTATTAAATGCCATTTATATCGAACGGCTGGAATCTACACCGGATACCGTAGTGACGTTAACAACGGGCAAGAAAGTCCATGTACTAGAAAGCGTAGAGGAAGTTATGGACAAAGTGACTGGTTATTACCAGAAACTGAACATTTTACCTCGTTTGCATGAGCCGAACCTGGACGAATGA
- the flhA gene encoding flagellar biosynthesis protein FlhA — translation MKFRDYAIMVAVIMIVVMMVIPLPPLLLDVLIMINISLALTILLVAMNTKEPLQFSIFPTLLLLTTLFRLGLNVSTTRSILTNQTGGQVIETFGSFVVGGSAIIGILVFLILVIIQFLVITKGSERVAEVAARFTLDSMPGKQMSIDADLGAGMISDQEAKSRREKVSSEADFYGAMDGASKFVKGDAIAGIIITIINIIGGLLIGVMVHRLPFGEAAQLFTLLSIGDGLVSQIPALLISTAMGIVVTRAVSDGNLGSDITRQLFAYPKMLYIVAATLVMFAVFTPISPMLVVPIAGVIAYGAFQMQKTLNSEEKQEVEIGKDDKELEGMKSPESVIDLLHVDAIEFEFGYGLIPIADKNQGGDLLDRVIMIRRQCAMELGIVVPVIRIRDNIQLLPNEYVIKIKGNRVASGEIMLDHYLAMSPGIDDEAVEGIETVEPAFGMPALWVNEDMKEEAEMAGYAIVDPPSVVSTHLTEVIKRHAHELIGRQEVKSLIENVRETAPAVVEELVPQLMTIGEVQKVLMKLLKEKVSIRNLLVILETLADYGSQTKDTDLLTEYVRQSLSRQITLQYATQKEPLQVITAGASLEKKFADSVHRTEQGNYLSIDPESSQTIFQKITEQAAQLQQTGVQPILLTSPAIRIYMRQFVERFAPDLPVLSYNELEPEIEIQSVGVVNIS, via the coding sequence GTGAAATTCAGAGATTATGCCATCATGGTAGCCGTCATTATGATTGTTGTGATGATGGTCATCCCTCTTCCGCCGCTCTTGTTAGATGTTTTAATCATGATCAACATCAGTCTCGCCTTAACGATCTTGTTAGTGGCGATGAACACAAAAGAACCACTGCAATTTTCTATTTTTCCTACTTTATTATTACTGACAACTTTATTTCGTTTGGGCTTGAACGTCTCGACAACACGCTCGATCCTGACCAACCAGACCGGTGGACAAGTCATTGAAACATTCGGTTCGTTTGTTGTTGGAGGCAGTGCCATTATCGGGATTCTAGTATTCCTGATCCTGGTCATCATCCAGTTCTTGGTCATCACGAAAGGGTCGGAACGAGTGGCAGAAGTCGCTGCCCGATTTACACTCGATTCAATGCCTGGTAAACAGATGAGCATCGACGCCGATCTTGGCGCTGGAATGATTTCCGATCAAGAAGCGAAGAGCCGACGTGAAAAAGTCAGCTCGGAAGCTGATTTCTACGGTGCCATGGACGGTGCCAGCAAATTCGTCAAAGGAGACGCCATTGCCGGTATCATCATTACGATCATTAATATTATCGGGGGCTTGCTGATTGGCGTCATGGTTCACAGGCTGCCATTCGGAGAAGCGGCTCAGCTGTTCACTTTGCTATCGATTGGAGATGGTTTGGTTTCCCAGATTCCAGCCCTATTGATCTCTACTGCAATGGGTATAGTGGTGACGCGTGCGGTATCGGACGGCAATTTGGGGTCGGATATCACAAGACAGCTTTTCGCTTATCCGAAAATGCTATATATCGTCGCAGCGACTTTGGTTATGTTTGCAGTGTTCACGCCAATCAGTCCGATGCTGGTCGTTCCAATTGCCGGTGTCATCGCTTACGGAGCTTTCCAGATGCAGAAAACCTTGAATTCTGAGGAAAAGCAAGAAGTTGAAATAGGCAAGGACGACAAAGAGCTGGAAGGAATGAAAAGCCCGGAAAGCGTCATCGACTTGCTGCATGTTGATGCCATTGAGTTTGAATTCGGCTACGGACTGATTCCGATTGCCGATAAAAATCAAGGCGGCGACCTTTTGGACCGCGTCATCATGATTCGCCGGCAATGTGCGATGGAGCTTGGCATTGTGGTTCCGGTCATCCGGATCCGCGACAATATCCAGCTGCTGCCGAATGAATACGTCATCAAGATTAAAGGCAACCGGGTAGCGTCAGGAGAAATCATGCTTGACCATTACTTGGCCATGAGCCCTGGAATTGATGACGAAGCGGTAGAAGGCATTGAAACGGTTGAACCGGCGTTCGGCATGCCGGCTTTATGGGTCAATGAAGACATGAAAGAAGAAGCCGAAATGGCAGGCTACGCGATTGTCGATCCGCCGTCTGTCGTCTCGACTCACCTGACGGAAGTCATCAAGCGCCATGCCCATGAACTGATCGGCAGACAAGAAGTCAAGTCGCTAATTGAAAATGTGCGGGAAACCGCACCTGCAGTGGTGGAGGAATTGGTGCCGCAGTTGATGACGATTGGCGAAGTGCAGAAAGTGCTGATGAAGCTGTTGAAAGAGAAAGTATCAATCCGCAATTTACTGGTCATTTTAGAAACGCTGGCCGATTATGGTTCACAGACGAAAGATACAGACTTGTTGACGGAATACGTGCGCCAGTCCTTATCGCGTCAAATCACCTTGCAATACGCAACGCAAAAAGAGCCGTTGCAAGTGATCACAGCAGGAGCAAGCCTCGAGAAGAAATTTGCGGATTCTGTACACCGGACGGAGCAAGGCAATTACTTATCCATCGATCCGGAATCTTCCCAGACGATTTTCCAGAAGATTACGGAACAGGCAGCGCAACTTCAGCAAACGGGCGTACAGCCAATCTTGCTGACATCTCCTGCGATACGCATTTACATGAGACAGTTCGTGGAACGTTTTGCGCCTGATCTACCGGTGCTTTCCTACAATGAACTAGAACCCGAAATTGAAATTCAAAGTGTTGGAGTGGTTAACATCTCATGA
- the flhF gene encoding flagellar biosynthesis protein FlhF, whose translation MRLKTYIVSTMTEAIPMIKQELGADALILNTKKIKTGGFLGFFQKVKLEVTAAIDPIATPKSQQVEPLQVQPYVSPDGQKDSSVELINELKNIKQFMVQQMKEEQLPEALRLVKEQLTAQEVAQDIQAELLGKLMATAESNNDQTSEIVQRLAREELIAIIKRKMTKLVVEDPEVICFIGPTGVGKTTTIAKIAADYMLTKDKKVGLITADTYRIAAVEQLKTYGSILNIPVKVVESSEDLTKAIEDFHHCDIILMDTAGRNYQQTQYIEELRRLLPAGSKVQIHLVLSLTAKYEDMKKIIDNFGSVSMDELLLTKRDETSSSGAIINLIYHYGIPIRHIANGQNVPDDILAFTPELAADFIMGEEHHG comes from the coding sequence ATGAGGCTAAAAACATATATAGTGAGTACGATGACCGAAGCGATTCCGATGATCAAGCAGGAGCTGGGGGCTGATGCCTTGATCCTAAATACCAAAAAAATCAAAACTGGTGGCTTTTTAGGATTTTTCCAAAAAGTGAAACTGGAAGTCACAGCCGCCATTGACCCCATTGCAACACCAAAATCCCAACAGGTAGAACCCTTACAAGTTCAGCCGTATGTAAGTCCGGATGGGCAGAAAGATTCTTCAGTTGAGCTGATTAATGAATTAAAAAACATCAAACAGTTTATGGTACAGCAGATGAAAGAAGAACAGCTTCCAGAAGCACTTCGACTAGTGAAAGAGCAATTGACTGCGCAGGAAGTGGCACAGGATATCCAGGCAGAGTTGCTTGGAAAGCTGATGGCAACGGCTGAATCCAACAATGACCAAACGTCAGAGATTGTGCAGCGGCTGGCCCGTGAAGAGCTGATAGCTATCATTAAAAGAAAAATGACTAAACTAGTTGTTGAAGATCCAGAAGTCATCTGTTTTATCGGACCCACAGGTGTAGGGAAAACGACAACCATCGCTAAGATTGCGGCTGACTATATGCTGACAAAAGATAAAAAAGTAGGCTTGATTACAGCAGATACATACCGGATAGCTGCAGTTGAGCAGCTGAAGACTTACGGCAGCATCTTGAATATCCCGGTCAAGGTGGTTGAGTCGTCAGAAGACTTAACGAAAGCAATTGAAGATTTCCACCACTGCGACATCATTTTAATGGATACGGCAGGTCGAAATTATCAGCAGACTCAATATATCGAGGAGCTCCGGCGTTTATTGCCGGCTGGCAGCAAAGTGCAAATCCACTTGGTGTTAAGTCTGACGGCCAAGTATGAAGACATGAAGAAAATCATTGATAATTTTGGTTCCGTTTCTATGGATGAACTGCTTTTGACCAAAAGGGATGAAACCAGTTCTTCAGGTGCGATTATCAATTTGATCTATCATTATGGTATTCCGATCCGCCATATTGCCAATGGCCAAAACGTGCCGGACGACATCCTGGCGTTTACGCCCGAATTGGCAGCGGACTTTATTATGGGGGAAGAACATCATGGTTGA
- the fliQ gene encoding flagellar biosynthesis protein FliQ: MTPDMVIKLAEQSIFTVILISAPMLLIALAVGLLVSVFQAMTQIQEQTLAFIPKILAVFISLVVFGPWMLTLLLDYTRDLFQQLPRIIG; encoded by the coding sequence ATGACTCCAGATATGGTAATCAAACTAGCAGAACAATCGATTTTTACCGTTATCCTCATATCTGCGCCGATGCTGTTGATCGCTTTAGCTGTTGGATTATTGGTCAGCGTCTTTCAGGCGATGACCCAAATCCAGGAACAGACGCTGGCGTTCATTCCAAAAATACTGGCGGTGTTTATCTCGCTGGTGGTCTTTGGGCCATGGATGCTGACATTGTTGTTGGACTACACTAGAGACCTGTTTCAGCAGCTGCCAAGAATCATCGGGTAA